From Peptoanaerobacter stomatis, one genomic window encodes:
- a CDS encoding aminotransferase class I/II-fold pyridoxal phosphate-dependent enzyme produces MDNLPIINELKLFKKENYTKFFMPGHLQLVYKQDYTFVQKEVFGLLKEFEKDIFSFDVTEVNNFDNLANPNGIIQKSQEILSKDFGAKRAYFLVNGSTVGILSMVCAVTKNKDKIIIQKNSHKSVYNACKINDLSVVYIDTEKNSEFDIFEKIDLIKFENILNQNKDAKAVVITSPDYYGQNQNIEKLAQITHKYNMLLLVDSAHSPHYIYSEYFQKNAIYNGADIMVVSFHKTLPTLNQTALMFANNSLNDYVCDKLQEKLNIFQTTSPSYILLANMELTNNILKKYGKELYKNLKNNIENFKIHIRTLNKILEKFYKNFYVKILNNDDFSRIVISTPNIKNTYKILKEEYKILPEMVNEKSIVFICNIFHTKHDFDLLYEAFKHISKKYLNIKGISLYTDRKDVFFKENVYEKKLSILNYLKENIGKNSKKSIYSYPPGVPIISEHEIINSEHIRYVNNIINNVEIDLFMG; encoded by the coding sequence ATGGATAACTTACCTATAATAAATGAATTGAAATTATTCAAAAAAGAAAACTATACAAAATTTTTTATGCCTGGGCATTTGCAACTTGTATATAAACAAGACTATACATTTGTCCAAAAAGAAGTATTTGGCTTGCTAAAAGAATTTGAAAAAGATATATTTTCCTTTGATGTAACAGAAGTAAATAATTTTGACAATCTTGCAAATCCTAATGGAATTATACAAAAATCTCAAGAAATATTATCAAAAGATTTTGGAGCAAAAAGAGCATATTTTTTAGTAAATGGCTCGACTGTAGGTATATTATCGATGGTCTGTGCGGTTACTAAAAACAAAGACAAAATAATAATTCAAAAAAATTCGCATAAATCAGTGTATAATGCCTGTAAAATAAATGATTTATCTGTGGTATATATCGATACTGAAAAAAATAGTGAGTTTGACATATTCGAAAAAATTGATTTAATTAAATTTGAGAATATATTAAACCAAAATAAAGATGCAAAAGCCGTTGTGATTACGTCACCTGATTATTATGGGCAAAATCAAAATATCGAAAAACTTGCACAAATAACACATAAATATAATATGCTTTTGCTTGTAGATTCTGCACATTCTCCACATTATATATATAGTGAATATTTTCAAAAAAATGCCATATATAATGGGGCAGATATTATGGTAGTAAGTTTTCACAAGACATTACCTACGTTAAATCAAACAGCATTGATGTTTGCAAACAATAGTTTAAACGATTATGTATGTGATAAATTGCAAGAAAAACTCAATATATTTCAAACCACAAGTCCATCGTATATATTGCTGGCAAATATGGAACTTACTAATAATATTTTGAAAAAATACGGAAAAGAATTATATAAGAATCTCAAAAATAATATAGAAAATTTTAAAATTCATATAAGAACATTAAATAAAATATTAGAAAAATTTTATAAAAATTTTTATGTTAAAATTTTAAACAATGATGATTTTTCAAGAATTGTAATCTCTACCCCGAACATAAAAAACACCTATAAAATTTTAAAAGAAGAGTATAAAATACTTCCTGAAATGGTAAACGAAAAAAGTATAGTTTTTATATGTAATATTTTCCATACAAAGCATGATTTTGATTTATTATATGAAGCATTTAAACATATCTCTAAAAAATATTTAAATATAAAGGGTATTAGTTTATATACAGATAGAAAAGATGTTTTTTTTAAAGAAAATGTATACGAAAAAAAGCTTAGCATTTTAAATTACTTAAAAGAAAATATAGGAAAAAATTCTAAAAAATCAATATATTCATATCCTCCGGGAGTGCCGATAATATCAGAACATGAAATTATAAATAGCGAGCATATTAGATATGTTAATAACATAATAAATAATGTTGAAATAGATTTATTTATGGGATGA
- the scfB gene encoding thioether cross-link-forming SCIFF peptide maturase gives MKIDKLIHKYKMNDLNIVLDINSGSVHIFDDISYDIVEDAYNITSEGLCKKYGYTKDEIEEALEEINALRDDGQLYTDNDYIDNIIVSNHTNVIKAMCLHVAHDCNLRCSYCFASQGDFGGDKEIMSFEVGKKALEYLVENSGNRKNLEVDFFGGEPLMNFEVVKKLVDYGNKIAEEKGKNFRFTITTNGVLLSDDKIDYINKNMHNVVLSLDGRKEINDENRPLINGRGSYDLIVPKFQKLIKNRPKDKYYYVRGTFTRKNLDFSKDVMEYKDLGFALTSIEPVVGEEENIYAIRHKDLPQILEEYENLAKEYADMQANKEDFKLFHFMVDLSQGPCVIKRVRGCGAGGEYLAITPTGDIYPCHQFVGNEKYKMGNLFDKNLELPQDLQTKFKNANVLTKDECKDCWARYYCSGGCHANAINFNDDIQKPYEIGCIMQRKRIECAIMIEAYKVISENVAN, from the coding sequence ATGAAAATTGACAAACTGATACACAAATACAAAATGAATGATTTGAATATAGTGCTTGATATAAATTCCGGCTCTGTTCATATTTTTGATGATATAAGTTATGATATAGTAGAAGATGCATATAATATTACATCTGAAGGTTTATGCAAAAAATATGGCTATACAAAAGATGAAATTGAAGAAGCACTTGAAGAAATTAATGCACTTAGAGATGATGGACAACTATATACAGATAATGATTATATAGACAATATAATAGTATCTAATCATACAAATGTTATAAAGGCCATGTGTTTGCACGTAGCTCATGATTGTAATTTGAGATGTAGTTATTGTTTTGCTTCGCAAGGAGATTTCGGTGGTGATAAGGAAATAATGAGCTTTGAAGTTGGAAAAAAAGCTTTAGAATACCTTGTAGAAAACAGTGGCAATAGGAAAAATCTTGAAGTGGATTTTTTTGGCGGAGAGCCTCTTATGAATTTTGAAGTTGTAAAAAAACTTGTAGATTATGGAAATAAAATTGCTGAGGAAAAAGGAAAAAATTTCAGATTTACAATAACCACTAACGGAGTATTACTAAGTGATGACAAAATAGACTATATAAATAAAAATATGCACAATGTTGTACTGTCGCTTGATGGAAGAAAAGAAATAAATGATGAAAACAGACCACTCATAAATGGACGAGGAAGCTATGATTTGATAGTTCCAAAATTCCAAAAACTTATTAAAAATAGGCCAAAAGATAAATACTACTATGTAAGAGGTACATTCACAAGAAAGAACCTTGATTTTTCAAAAGATGTTATGGAATATAAAGATTTAGGATTTGCGCTTACATCAATAGAGCCTGTAGTGGGTGAAGAAGAAAATATATATGCAATCAGACATAAAGATTTACCACAAATATTGGAAGAATACGAAAATTTGGCAAAAGAATATGCTGATATGCAAGCAAATAAAGAAGATTTTAAATTATTCCACTTTATGGTAGACTTGTCACAAGGACCTTGTGTAATAAAAAGAGTTCGTGGCTGTGGTGCAGGAGGAGAATATCTTGCGATTACACCGACAGGTGATATATATCCTTGCCATCAATTTGTAGGAAATGAAAAATATAAAATGGGTAATTTGTTTGATAAAAACTTAGAACTACCTCAAGATTTGCAAACAAAATTCAAAAATGCAAATGTACTTACAAAAGATGAATGCAAAGATTGTTGGGCAAGATATTATTGCTCAGGTGGCTGTCATGCAAATGCGATTAATTTTAATGATGATATTCAAAAACCGTATGAAATAGGCTGTATAATGCAAAGAAAAAGAATCGAATGTGCAATAATGATAGAAGCTTACAAGGTTATATCTGAAAATGTTGCAAATTAG
- a CDS encoding sulfatase-like hydrolase/transferase, translated as MKSKILENLNIGNIDTLLDDIKQYEVEYPYDFDIYSIKASYYFMVGDLYNAEKTLLSGYDINIFNFDILYNLALVYEYKKDTINAMKFYNRAKIMAMNYLMDFNEIDDKDSIETYKKHIDLITKKIDELNTIFNKKIELSESSKNLTFLLEFSKELADYSKEYNINFELDAMEPWCWKGQIYFGEHLRYDSSYFVGYYSRIGIVLENTQAYRRVEILKILKILKDRLNNDINNDDNILKISEKVLLPILLKDENNLMIEKNGKTYEIFQQPNVFYYYKFDEDIKIKNNKYLIAQPIKLHSDDNKKKLIISIFIDGLCWNTVKQEGFKNLMPKTENFFSDGIICNNFHSNAEWTYPSMASYFTGQYLINHNMYTSLAVKFLPKDTMTLAEIFKNSKFVNTKIDGDWRTSPDIGYIRGFDRVVDAIYGERMGVQEVITEAIDNIELFKDTNQYLFLGIADLHDIADNYRLSVCTQKEIDFENMQGSKIDSTSVMISSDDNKKARYLKQISYLDMYLGILFNHIKENFKDDEIIVTIFSDHGQGYLNDEKDNFFLNDNRTNVPLLIKGVTKEKHICDEYISAVDYISIMDKISDLNADLNNKDSNLPEFFGGKKRDFVISESLHSNRPYRVSFKNEKEYFYFETQGLATTDGRVKIGDYKTYLYDSELNVINDDDKIKYYTDIALERIKNHIIY; from the coding sequence ATGAAAAGTAAAATTTTAGAAAATTTAAATATCGGAAATATAGACACGTTATTAGATGACATAAAACAATATGAGGTTGAATATCCTTATGATTTTGATATATATTCAATAAAAGCTTCCTATTATTTTATGGTAGGAGATTTATATAATGCTGAAAAAACACTTCTTAGTGGATATGATATAAATATATTTAATTTTGATATTTTATACAACTTAGCACTTGTGTATGAATATAAAAAAGACACTATTAATGCTATGAAATTTTATAATAGAGCAAAAATCATGGCAATGAATTATCTAATGGATTTTAATGAAATTGATGATAAAGATTCTATTGAAACTTATAAAAAGCATATAGATTTAATAACAAAAAAAATTGATGAATTAAACACTATTTTTAATAAAAAAATTGAATTGTCAGAATCATCTAAAAATTTAACATTTTTATTAGAATTTAGCAAAGAGTTAGCAGATTATAGTAAAGAATATAATATAAATTTTGAATTAGATGCAATGGAGCCATGGTGTTGGAAAGGACAGATTTATTTTGGAGAGCATTTAAGATATGATTCATCGTATTTTGTAGGATATTACAGTAGGATTGGTATTGTTCTTGAAAATACACAGGCATATAGAAGAGTGGAAATATTAAAAATATTAAAAATATTAAAAGATAGGTTAAATAATGATATAAATAATGATGACAATATATTAAAAATAAGTGAAAAAGTATTGCTTCCTATATTATTAAAAGATGAAAATAATCTTATGATAGAAAAAAATGGCAAAACTTATGAAATCTTTCAACAGCCTAATGTATTTTACTATTATAAGTTTGATGAGGATATAAAGATAAAAAATAATAAATATTTAATTGCACAGCCTATAAAGTTACATTCAGATGATAATAAGAAAAAGTTGATAATTAGTATATTCATAGATGGGTTATGTTGGAATACTGTAAAACAGGAAGGTTTTAAAAATCTAATGCCTAAAACTGAAAACTTTTTTTCTGACGGTATAATTTGCAATAATTTTCATTCCAATGCAGAATGGACATATCCGTCCATGGCATCATATTTTACAGGTCAATATCTGATTAATCATAATATGTATACAAGCTTGGCAGTTAAATTTTTGCCTAAAGACACAATGACATTAGCAGAAATATTCAAAAACTCAAAATTCGTTAATACAAAGATAGATGGAGATTGGAGAACATCTCCTGATATCGGATATATAAGAGGATTTGATAGAGTTGTCGATGCTATATATGGAGAAAGAATGGGTGTACAAGAAGTAATAACAGAGGCAATAGATAATATAGAATTATTTAAAGATACAAATCAATATTTATTTTTAGGTATTGCTGATTTGCATGATATTGCTGATAATTACAGATTGAGTGTATGCACTCAAAAAGAAATTGATTTTGAGAATATGCAAGGAAGTAAAATTGATTCTACATCAGTTATGATATCTTCTGATGATAACAAAAAAGCGAGATATTTAAAACAAATAAGTTATTTAGATATGTATCTTGGAATTTTATTTAATCATATTAAGGAAAATTTTAAGGATGATGAGATTATAGTGACAATATTTTCTGACCATGGTCAAGGATATCTTAACGATGAAAAGGATAATTTCTTCCTTAATGACAATAGAACCAATGTACCATTACTTATAAAAGGTGTTACTAAAGAAAAACATATATGTGATGAATATATATCAGCAGTAGACTATATAAGTATAATGGATAAAATATCCGACTTAAACGCTGACTTAAATAATAAAGACAGTAATTTGCCTGAATTTTTTGGAGGTAAAAAGCGTGATTTTGTGATTTCAGAATCGCTTCATTCAAACAGACCTTATAGAGTGTCTTTTAAAAATGAAAAAGAGTATTTTTATTTTGAAACACAAGGTTTAGCAACTACTGATGGTAGAGTAAAAATAGGAGATTACAAAACATATCTATATGATAGCGAATTAAATGTTATAAATGATGATGATAAAATTAAATATTATACAGATATTGCCTTAGAAAGAATAAAAAATCATATTATATATTAG